The Sediminispirochaeta bajacaliforniensis DSM 16054 genome contains a region encoding:
- a CDS encoding P-II family nitrogen regulator: MKMVIAYIQPESLNAVKQELYSREIYKLSITNALGCGQQKGYHESYRGVDIEVNLLKKVRIAIAVNDSFVDATIEGIIAGARSGEIGDGKIFVLPIEQTIRIRSGETGSEAIG; the protein is encoded by the coding sequence ATGAAAATGGTGATTGCATACATTCAGCCGGAGAGTCTGAATGCAGTGAAGCAGGAATTGTACAGCAGAGAGATCTACAAGCTCTCAATTACAAATGCCCTTGGATGTGGGCAACAGAAAGGCTATCATGAATCCTACCGCGGTGTGGATATCGAGGTGAATCTTTTGAAAAAGGTTCGGATCGCAATTGCCGTCAACGACTCCTTTGTTGATGCCACAATAGAGGGGATTATCGCTGGTGCCCGGAGCGGTGAGATCGGCGACGGCAAGATTTTTGTTCTTCCCATAGAGCAAACCATTCGAATCCGGAGCGGGGAAACAGGAAGTGAAGCAATCGGCTGA
- a CDS encoding sensor histidine kinase, which translates to MHRYKGKISRQFAGYMAIIAFISTMGTALISFRYESAYQQRQWEQDLKAVQEEWLPLLSRAAWLLSTEDIHLILLAVSQIQEVDGVRLDLYGQQSYQMSRRVIHEQLRFSWPVTYKRAGKPIEIGRLTLFKRTFSLGERIERLIPGRLLWEGLKIALIIIPVFLLVRIVVTNKIDTLSEVLIRRTKNLNDDTYREITIPGRKIFSTKDEFDQLVAAFNQLLREIRKERDIREKSETTLIRLLKEKDILLREVHHRVKNNLQIIISLIGLQSATMNTKEGRQALEEAERRIKSLALVHEQLYLEDSIDTVDLRAYIDSLLNNISLTMNRGGPNAVMIRTTGDHVHLSLDRAIPLALILNELCTNAFEHAFPDGTQGRIEVFVAAKEAYFTVTVTDNGKGFSDHLLQEQATGFGLTIVQKLIEQIDATLSRESKGKGTIFSMSIPYDRSIRKSV; encoded by the coding sequence ATGCATCGGTATAAAGGAAAAATCTCCCGGCAATTTGCAGGATATATGGCCATTATCGCCTTCATCTCAACCATGGGCACGGCATTGATCAGCTTTCGGTACGAAAGTGCATATCAGCAACGACAGTGGGAACAGGACCTTAAGGCTGTCCAGGAAGAATGGCTGCCCCTTCTCTCCAGAGCAGCATGGTTGCTTTCGACGGAAGACATCCATCTCATCCTGCTCGCCGTTTCCCAAATACAAGAGGTGGATGGAGTGCGTCTCGATCTCTATGGGCAGCAAAGTTACCAGATGTCCCGAAGGGTCATACACGAGCAACTGAGGTTCTCATGGCCTGTGACCTATAAGCGGGCAGGAAAGCCAATTGAAATCGGAAGGCTTACGCTCTTCAAGCGAACATTTTCTCTGGGCGAACGCATAGAGCGGCTTATACCAGGAAGATTGCTCTGGGAAGGTCTGAAAATCGCACTCATCATTATTCCCGTTTTTCTGTTGGTGCGTATCGTTGTGACAAACAAAATCGATACACTTTCGGAAGTATTAATCCGACGTACAAAAAATCTAAATGATGACACATACCGGGAAATAACGATACCGGGCAGGAAAATCTTCTCAACGAAAGACGAATTCGACCAGCTCGTAGCCGCATTCAATCAGCTACTCAGGGAAATACGCAAGGAACGCGATATCAGGGAAAAAAGTGAAACCACCCTCATTCGATTGCTCAAGGAGAAGGACATTCTCCTCCGGGAAGTTCATCATCGAGTAAAAAACAACCTCCAGATTATTATCAGCCTGATAGGGCTTCAATCTGCGACAATGAATACGAAAGAAGGAAGACAAGCGCTGGAGGAGGCGGAACGAAGGATCAAAAGCCTGGCTCTTGTTCATGAACAGCTCTATCTGGAGGACTCCATAGATACCGTCGACCTCCGCGCTTATATCGACTCCCTTCTGAACAATATCTCGCTCACCATGAATCGAGGCGGTCCCAATGCTGTCATGATCAGAACCACGGGAGATCATGTGCACCTCTCCCTGGATCGGGCAATTCCCCTGGCACTCATCCTCAACGAGCTTTGCACCAACGCCTTTGAGCACGCTTTTCCCGACGGAACACAAGGACGGATCGAGGTTTTCGTTGCCGCAAAGGAAGCGTACTTTACGGTGACCGTCACCGACAACGGGAAAGGGTTCTCCGATCACCTGCTCCAGGAACAAGCTACCGGATTCGGGCTTACCATTGTGCAGAAGCTAATTGAACAGATAGATGCAACACTCTCCAGAGAGAGTAAAGGCAAGGGGACCATCTTCTCAATGAGCATCCCCTATGACCGAAGTATACGCAAATCAGTATAG
- a CDS encoding aldo/keto reductase — protein MITIRKSVSLNNGVVIPRIGFGVFRITEPKEGEIAIETAINAGYRLIDTASVYGNEELVGKVLKASGIPRDEFFITTKAWNDELGGEKTQKAFEQSLKRLATDYIDLYLIHWPLFDQAIEAWQTMERLLQSGKVRAIGVSNFTPYHIERLKSVSDIVPAVNQVEFHPYLVQSDLKAYCDRHGIQLEAWSPFMRGKVLSDPTLQRMAAEKEKSTAQIALRWLFQKDIIAIPKSATPERIIANSRIFDFELSKQEMSVIDGLDKNEHLGASPDNFIEYFKTTGV, from the coding sequence ATGATTACAATAAGAAAAAGCGTGTCCCTCAATAATGGTGTCGTCATTCCCCGAATCGGCTTCGGAGTCTTCCGCATCACCGAACCGAAAGAGGGTGAAATTGCAATCGAAACAGCAATTAATGCCGGTTACCGGCTTATAGACACCGCATCGGTCTACGGGAATGAGGAGTTGGTGGGAAAAGTACTGAAAGCCTCGGGAATTCCGCGGGATGAATTCTTCATCACCACAAAGGCATGGAACGATGAGCTTGGTGGAGAAAAGACCCAGAAGGCATTCGAGCAAAGCCTGAAACGGCTTGCCACCGACTACATTGATCTCTATCTCATCCACTGGCCGCTGTTCGATCAGGCGATCGAGGCGTGGCAGACCATGGAGAGACTGTTACAAAGCGGTAAGGTCAGGGCCATCGGGGTAAGTAATTTTACCCCGTACCACATAGAACGACTCAAATCTGTTTCCGATATCGTTCCCGCGGTAAATCAGGTGGAATTTCATCCATATCTGGTCCAGTCCGACCTGAAGGCATATTGCGATCGACACGGTATCCAGCTCGAGGCATGGAGTCCCTTCATGCGTGGTAAGGTGCTTTCCGATCCCACGCTGCAACGCATGGCCGCAGAAAAGGAAAAAAGCACGGCCCAGATAGCCCTGCGGTGGTTATTCCAGAAAGATATCATCGCAATTCCCAAGTCGGCCACGCCCGAACGTATCATTGCCAATAGTCGGATCTTTGATTTTGAGCTTTCGAAACAGGAGATGTCGGTCATCGACGGTCTCGACAAAAATGAACACCTCGGTGCCTCTCCCGATAATTTTATTGAGTATTTCAAAACAACCGGAGTATAA
- a CDS encoding substrate-binding periplasmic protein gives MRRLPLLFIFFLLMFPISVASLKAESLPPLILSTADTPPFSKTNDMGYYDLIIREAFTRIGRRVTILHLPSDRSLAEAASGNIDGEYARTEGMEKFHPHLILVPEKLSDFNFSAFTCDSAISVASWDDLAAYHVIFINGWKIFEEHVTDAKSIVTTSNETSLFSMLVAGRADIILYNDKRGEYYLRTHDIKGVRILFPPLAQREMYLYLHDRHASLVEPLAEALAAIKEEGLAEHYVHAAVESQNE, from the coding sequence ATGAGACGACTCCCTCTCCTTTTTATCTTTTTTCTCCTTATGTTTCCGATCTCGGTCGCTTCCCTCAAAGCGGAGTCACTTCCTCCTCTCATCCTATCGACGGCAGACACGCCCCCCTTTTCCAAGACAAACGACATGGGATATTACGATCTAATTATCAGAGAGGCTTTTACGCGTATCGGAAGACGTGTTACCATTCTCCACTTACCGAGCGACAGGTCCCTTGCCGAAGCCGCTTCGGGGAATATCGACGGCGAATACGCGAGAACCGAAGGCATGGAAAAATTCCATCCACATCTTATTCTTGTTCCCGAAAAATTGAGTGATTTCAATTTCAGTGCTTTTACGTGTGATTCCGCCATTTCGGTAGCTTCCTGGGACGATCTTGCGGCCTATCATGTCATCTTCATCAACGGATGGAAGATCTTCGAGGAGCATGTAACCGATGCAAAAAGCATTGTTACGACATCAAACGAAACCTCGCTTTTTTCCATGCTTGTGGCGGGAAGGGCCGATATCATTCTTTACAACGATAAACGAGGAGAGTATTATCTTCGAACGCACGACATCAAAGGAGTCAGGATTCTCTTTCCGCCCCTTGCCCAACGAGAAATGTATCTGTATCTGCATGATCGCCATGCTTCCCTGGTAGAGCCTCTTGCCGAAGCTCTTGCAGCAATAAAAGAAGAAGGCCTTGCCGAACATTATGTGCACGCGGCCGTCGAATCACAGAACGAGTAG
- a CDS encoding ammonium transporter: MHLWRKSRKVALISTLLLLSGAVALFAEGDGPSVQGAYDALDSLWLVIAAALVFFMQAGFAMVETGLTRAKNAGNILMKNLMDFAAGAVIYFAVGWGLMYGTSAGGFVGTDQFFLVGFELSDFASWMFQVVFAATAATIVSGAMAERTKFASYLVYSVVISGLIYPISGHWIWNGGWLASMGFHDFAGSTAVHSVGGWAALAGAIVLGPRTGKYIYSNGKVVGVKAIPGHNMPLAALGVFILWFGWYGFNAGSTLSGTNPSIAFIAVTTTLAASTGAIFAMGTSWIAFGKPDPSMSLNGALAGLVGITAGCFVVSPVGALIIGAVAGMLVVGSVEFIDKVLKIDDPVGAVSVHGVCGVWGTLAVGLFGTGAGDVTGLFYGGGLHQLGVQLLGSLSVFVWVFVLALLLFFILKATMGLRVSEKAELSGLDIEEHGMESYYGFQIFSNQ, encoded by the coding sequence ATGCATCTCTGGAGAAAAAGCCGGAAGGTTGCACTAATTTCAACACTTTTACTTCTGTCCGGTGCTGTTGCACTTTTTGCGGAGGGGGATGGTCCGTCCGTACAAGGTGCATATGATGCCCTCGATTCACTCTGGCTGGTGATCGCTGCGGCATTGGTTTTTTTTATGCAGGCGGGTTTTGCGATGGTTGAAACCGGTCTGACCCGCGCTAAAAATGCGGGGAATATTCTGATGAAAAACCTTATGGATTTTGCTGCCGGTGCCGTGATCTATTTTGCGGTCGGCTGGGGTCTTATGTACGGGACATCCGCCGGCGGTTTCGTCGGAACCGATCAGTTTTTCCTTGTTGGTTTTGAGCTTTCCGACTTTGCCAGTTGGATGTTTCAGGTTGTTTTTGCCGCAACAGCCGCGACCATCGTCAGCGGGGCAATGGCGGAACGGACGAAGTTCGCATCCTACCTTGTCTACAGTGTGGTAATTTCGGGCCTGATCTACCCCATTTCCGGTCACTGGATATGGAACGGGGGCTGGCTTGCCAGCATGGGCTTCCATGATTTTGCCGGGTCTACGGCTGTTCATTCCGTCGGAGGCTGGGCTGCCCTTGCCGGTGCCATCGTTCTTGGCCCGAGGACAGGAAAATATATCTATTCCAATGGGAAAGTGGTCGGTGTGAAGGCCATTCCCGGTCACAACATGCCACTGGCCGCCCTTGGCGTTTTTATCCTCTGGTTTGGATGGTACGGTTTTAATGCCGGAAGTACCCTCAGCGGTACCAACCCCAGTATCGCCTTTATCGCCGTTACCACTACCTTGGCGGCTTCTACCGGAGCAATTTTTGCAATGGGTACCAGCTGGATTGCCTTCGGTAAGCCCGATCCCAGTATGTCCCTCAACGGTGCCCTTGCAGGTCTCGTCGGAATTACCGCCGGTTGTTTCGTCGTTTCCCCTGTAGGTGCCCTTATCATAGGGGCCGTCGCGGGAATGCTGGTTGTCGGCTCTGTAGAGTTTATCGACAAGGTCCTCAAGATCGACGATCCCGTTGGTGCGGTTTCTGTTCATGGCGTCTGCGGTGTTTGGGGAACCTTGGCCGTGGGGCTTTTCGGAACCGGCGCCGGTGATGTTACCGGTCTCTTTTACGGCGGAGGGCTGCATCAGCTGGGAGTTCAGCTCTTAGGTTCTCTCTCGGTCTTTGTCTGGGTGTTTGTTCTTGCTCTCCTGCTCTTCTTTATTCTCAAGGCTACCATGGGACTTCGGGTAAGCGAAAAGGCGGAGCTATCCGGATTGGACATCGAAGAGCATGGAATGGAGTCGTATTACGGATTCCAGATCTTTTCCAACCAGTAG
- a CDS encoding transcriptional regulator has product MDKLYTRFDGVFFEKTRLSLLTLIIQDGSVAFNTLKRELEMSDGSLYAHLEKLIAAGYVQKQRELAGTSVQTVYSATEEGKARFKEYLEFLESIVTKHKGDTE; this is encoded by the coding sequence ATGGATAAATTGTATACCCGTTTCGACGGGGTATTCTTTGAAAAGACCAGACTCTCCCTTCTGACCCTTATCATCCAGGATGGCAGCGTAGCCTTCAACACCCTGAAGCGGGAGCTTGAAATGAGTGACGGGTCCCTTTACGCCCACTTGGAAAAACTCATAGCCGCGGGCTATGTGCAAAAGCAGCGGGAACTTGCGGGAACCTCGGTGCAAACGGTTTACTCGGCAACAGAAGAGGGAAAAGCACGGTTCAAAGAATATCTGGAATTTCTGGAAAGCATTGTAACCAAACACAAAGGAGACACGGAATGA
- a CDS encoding protein-tyrosine phosphatase family protein — protein MPAFPRIDCLEIEGSSSLYLGAHPFEGLEEAADTKQKCERLEEYITLVRSLFIETFVVLLPEMELQTANHGCNLLYQYRNRGLSVVYFPIENFGVPDAIDKFDELLKTIAERLEKAPVLVHCLSGCGRTGMVASGFLIRLGSNVEDAIARVNRVHPKASHTVKQILFLKEYRKWLKQRNA, from the coding sequence ATGCCCGCTTTTCCAAGGATTGATTGCCTCGAGATAGAGGGATCTTCATCCCTCTATCTTGGAGCTCACCCCTTTGAGGGGTTGGAGGAAGCGGCGGATACAAAGCAAAAATGTGAACGCCTGGAAGAGTACATCACGTTGGTCCGCTCGCTTTTTATTGAGACATTTGTCGTTCTGCTGCCGGAAATGGAATTACAAACCGCCAATCACGGCTGCAATCTATTGTACCAATACCGAAACAGAGGGTTGTCGGTCGTCTATTTCCCTATAGAAAACTTTGGGGTTCCGGACGCCATCGACAAATTCGACGAGTTGCTCAAAACCATTGCCGAACGGCTGGAAAAGGCACCGGTTCTTGTTCACTGTCTTTCCGGCTGCGGAAGGACAGGTATGGTTGCATCCGGATTTCTTATTAGACTCGGAAGCAATGTCGAAGATGCCATCGCCCGGGTAAACCGTGTCCACCCGAAAGCAAGCCATACAGTTAAACAGATCCTTTTTCTGAAAGAGTATAGGAAGTGGCTTAAACAGAGAAACGCATAA
- a CDS encoding complex I subunit 5 family protein has protein sequence MITTHSPLLPTLISLGCGGVMLVVKNLVAMGIGKETGIHVLTRFLIIFWVISTGSILLFIGPDIVSESSIVTLSVGGWAEPLGIVFVFDRLSLLATLLILIVGTASLLYAEGDGSYKADFFFFVWFLLAACEGITASRDLFTLFVFFEILAISAYILIAYKQKPRSILASFRYLILATVSISFYLVGVFIIYRGTGSLSISEAARLTPSIGPKQTALALTALTVGIGTRMAMVPFHGWLPEAHSIAAHPVSALLSGIVIKAPVIVLFRIASLFPSAATKLLGMILLGCGGLSAVTGLFFALQQNDAKRLLAYHSVSQMGYIVGAFALSLILPAPLASVAAAAALFHAFNHGLFKSLLFLSVGSSCDIAGSRNVYKVRGLCRKVGIWFPLFLVGAFSIAAVPLFNGYASKYLFSVAMHHVPAVYALFLLVSAGTAASFIKLGRIYFGVSSSATAPEADGGLPVNRPGNIPGKGGAVLLAAGCLGLGLAPLALRKSVIPPQALRPLSDLFSASPLFSQTIVLAAGVLLFFIVSSPPGRSLAHHIRKRAAGTDALLGLMIVGFLVIWTLLNFQL, from the coding sequence ATGATAACAACGCATAGCCCCCTGCTGCCGACACTCATCTCTCTCGGCTGCGGCGGGGTGATGCTTGTGGTAAAAAACCTGGTTGCAATGGGAATAGGAAAAGAGACGGGAATTCATGTACTTACCCGGTTCCTTATCATATTCTGGGTGATATCAACCGGCTCAATTCTATTGTTCATAGGTCCCGACATAGTCTCGGAGTCAAGTATCGTGACGCTCTCTGTCGGAGGCTGGGCGGAACCCCTTGGGATAGTCTTTGTCTTCGATCGTCTCTCGCTCTTGGCGACGCTTCTCATTCTGATCGTCGGAACCGCTTCATTACTGTATGCAGAGGGAGACGGAAGCTACAAGGCCGATTTCTTTTTCTTTGTCTGGTTTCTCCTGGCAGCCTGTGAGGGGATAACAGCAAGCAGGGACCTCTTTACCCTCTTTGTTTTCTTCGAAATTCTTGCCATATCCGCCTATATTCTCATAGCATACAAGCAAAAGCCGAGGTCCATACTTGCAAGTTTCCGCTATCTAATTCTTGCAACCGTCAGCATATCCTTTTATCTTGTCGGAGTTTTTATCATCTATCGGGGAACGGGCAGCCTGTCGATAAGCGAAGCGGCCCGCTTAACACCTTCAATAGGGCCGAAACAGACAGCCCTCGCCCTTACCGCCCTCACCGTCGGTATTGGGACCAGAATGGCAATGGTTCCCTTTCACGGCTGGTTACCGGAAGCCCATTCCATTGCGGCCCACCCTGTATCGGCCCTGCTCTCGGGAATCGTCATAAAAGCACCGGTGATAGTGCTTTTCAGAATCGCCTCACTCTTCCCGTCCGCGGCCACCAAACTTCTGGGGATGATACTCCTTGGCTGCGGAGGCCTATCGGCGGTAACAGGGCTCTTCTTTGCCCTGCAGCAAAACGATGCGAAACGGCTATTGGCCTACCACTCGGTCAGCCAGATGGGATATATCGTGGGAGCATTCGCCCTTTCACTTATCTTACCGGCCCCCTTGGCCTCGGTGGCAGCAGCGGCGGCCCTTTTTCACGCCTTTAACCACGGACTTTTTAAATCCCTTCTGTTTCTTTCGGTCGGAAGCAGCTGCGACATCGCAGGAAGCAGAAACGTCTACAAGGTCAGAGGTCTTTGCCGAAAGGTGGGCATCTGGTTCCCTCTTTTCCTTGTCGGGGCCTTTTCCATTGCAGCCGTGCCCCTATTCAACGGGTATGCGAGTAAATACCTCTTTTCCGTGGCAATGCACCACGTTCCGGCCGTCTATGCCCTCTTCCTGCTGGTATCGGCCGGAACCGCAGCATCGTTTATCAAACTGGGGCGGATCTATTTCGGAGTATCCTCTTCCGCTACTGCTCCCGAAGCAGATGGCGGCCTGCCTGTTAACAGGCCAGGTAACATTCCGGGAAAAGGAGGAGCAGTGCTCCTCGCCGCAGGCTGCCTCGGCCTCGGTCTTGCTCCCCTCGCCCTAAGAAAGTCGGTGATACCGCCTCAGGCCCTTCGTCCCCTTAGCGATCTTTTTTCTGCCTCGCCCCTCTTCAGCCAAACAATCGTTCTTGCCGCCGGAGTCCTGTTGTTTTTTATCGTCTCAAGCCCTCCCGGTCGCTCCCTCGCCCACCACATACGAAAACGGGCAGCAGGAACCGATGCGCTACTGGGTCTTATGATCGTCGGATTTCTTGTCATCTGGACTCTTTTGAATTTTCAGCTCTGA
- a CDS encoding sodium:proton antiporter — protein MTELNILLIALLFAVGLWGTLARKNIIKKVIALSVLNSSIVALFIVCASVSGEKAPIIDNSSGGVFVDPIPQALMLTAIVVGFSLTAVALVFVWRLYKAYGTLNIDHIELRAKDDNNA, from the coding sequence ATGACAGAACTCAATATTCTGCTCATAGCCCTGCTTTTTGCCGTCGGATTGTGGGGAACGCTTGCAAGGAAAAATATTATAAAGAAGGTTATTGCTTTAAGTGTGCTCAACAGTTCTATAGTGGCACTCTTTATCGTCTGCGCCTCTGTTTCGGGGGAAAAAGCTCCCATCATCGACAACTCGTCAGGGGGAGTATTTGTCGATCCTATTCCTCAGGCCCTGATGCTGACCGCCATTGTCGTAGGGTTTTCCCTTACGGCCGTCGCGCTTGTCTTCGTCTGGCGTCTGTACAAGGCATATGGGACACTCAATATCGATCACATCGAGTTAAGGGCAAAAGATGATAACAACGCATAG
- a CDS encoding histidine kinase dimerization/phosphoacceptor domain -containing protein, translated as MQNIVEGREGILNQLLKSVTLWGLLAYIPSMYASLKEGLYVLAFIDTLIYAILALIILHPKMPYRFKLIVIVSITLILGAVVLFQTGNKGAGYIWLLFSVVISALFGTRRGIAASITASLIILIFYFLLGRSGIISGRHTAVEITVITSNLMLVSIILAMIIQRLLTILQNELEEKDTLLQLLHHRVKNNLQMVDSLISLNSESKDKTEVALAALSSEISAISAANEILLSNPGKKEFELSDIVRALCRADHDEVFGNGILTASPEQITEIAVGIADLLSQLGRTTDLSIRVETDYASSHILLKITPRAERHEKDLFSALSLRRLILPSEHILRSERGNELLVSIPQKSH; from the coding sequence ATGCAAAACATAGTGGAGGGACGGGAAGGGATCCTCAACCAACTTCTAAAGAGTGTTACCCTTTGGGGGCTGTTGGCCTATATTCCCAGCATGTATGCATCGCTGAAAGAAGGGCTCTATGTTCTGGCCTTCATCGACACCCTTATCTATGCCATTCTTGCACTCATTATCCTGCATCCCAAGATGCCGTATCGCTTTAAGTTGATTGTAATTGTTTCGATTACGCTGATACTGGGGGCCGTCGTTCTTTTTCAGACAGGAAACAAGGGGGCCGGTTACATCTGGCTTCTCTTTTCCGTGGTCATATCGGCTCTTTTCGGTACAAGGAGAGGAATTGCAGCCTCCATCACCGCTTCGCTCATCATCCTTATCTTCTATTTTCTTCTCGGTCGTTCAGGGATAATCAGCGGCAGGCATACAGCTGTGGAAATAACGGTGATAACCTCCAATCTTATGCTCGTTTCGATCATACTTGCCATGATTATCCAAAGGTTACTGACAATACTTCAGAATGAGTTGGAGGAGAAGGACACATTATTGCAGCTACTTCACCACCGGGTAAAGAACAACCTTCAAATGGTAGACAGCCTTATTTCTCTCAACAGTGAATCAAAGGACAAAACAGAAGTGGCGCTGGCAGCGCTTAGTAGTGAAATTTCGGCAATATCGGCGGCAAACGAGATCCTTTTGTCCAATCCCGGAAAAAAAGAATTTGAGCTTTCGGATATCGTGAGGGCGCTTTGCAGAGCGGATCACGACGAAGTTTTCGGCAACGGGATCCTGACCGCTTCCCCTGAACAGATAACGGAAATCGCCGTCGGCATAGCGGATCTCCTGTCACAGCTCGGTCGTACTACCGACCTTTCCATACGGGTGGAGACAGATTACGCATCATCCCATATTCTCCTAAAAATAACGCCGCGGGCGGAACGGCACGAGAAAGACCTTTTCTCGGCACTCTCCCTCCGAAGGCTCATCCTGCCTTCGGAACATATCCTTCGCTCGGAAAGAGGAAACGAGCTACTTGTGAGTATCCCTCAAAAGTCACATTGA
- a CDS encoding outer membrane lipoprotein-sorting protein: MKRIGLASLLALCGVSTIFAQTPRAEELLHKTESIINPSIYRSEMSIRTVKPGERESIMAMEVFYKEDAGSFIEMTEPPRSRGLRFLEKETNLYMYNPKSNSRRPLRLSPEQSFQGTIFSNNDISDPKYTDDYSAHFSDGETIEHPDFGDVTCLVIIAEAKSRKAPYGSIKIWINAENLRPLRFDYYAKSGLLFKSMILSDYKDLAGDLRPALMHMDSYEIEGAYSEVVIHSMEALSDIPDSRFSTAALVR; the protein is encoded by the coding sequence ATGAAACGGATTGGATTGGCTTCATTACTGGCTCTATGTGGCGTCTCTACCATTTTTGCCCAAACACCTAGGGCCGAAGAACTTTTACATAAGACGGAGAGCATCATCAACCCATCAATTTACCGTTCTGAGATGAGTATCAGAACGGTGAAGCCGGGAGAGCGGGAAAGCATAATGGCGATGGAAGTTTTCTACAAAGAAGATGCCGGGTCCTTTATTGAGATGACGGAACCGCCGCGAAGTCGGGGACTTCGATTTCTGGAAAAGGAGACCAACCTCTATATGTATAATCCAAAATCGAACAGCAGAAGGCCATTGCGTCTTTCACCCGAACAGTCGTTTCAGGGAACCATCTTTTCCAACAATGATATCTCGGACCCAAAATATACCGATGACTATTCCGCCCATTTTTCCGACGGCGAAACGATAGAGCATCCCGACTTTGGCGACGTGACATGCCTGGTCATCATTGCCGAAGCAAAAAGTAGAAAGGCCCCCTACGGGAGCATCAAGATATGGATCAATGCCGAAAACCTACGCCCGCTTCGTTTCGATTATTATGCGAAATCGGGGCTCCTTTTCAAAAGCATGATCCTGAGTGATTACAAGGATCTTGCAGGAGACCTCCGCCCCGCTCTTATGCATATGGATTCCTACGAAATAGAGGGGGCCTATTCCGAGGTCGTCATACACAGCATGGAAGCCCTGTCAGATATTCCCGACAGTCGCTTTAGCACCGCGGCTTTGGTTCGTTAA